Genomic DNA from Danio rerio strain Tuebingen ecotype United States chromosome 5, GRCz12tu, whole genome shotgun sequence:
catatgcatttatttacacaaatgtTGTAGTAAAAGTTAAGTCCAGGGTTTTTacgggtcttaaaaagtcttaaaatttcataaattttaaagacaaaattttaGGCCAAGTCTTAAAGTCACTGAAATACTGTTTTGTAggccttaaatcattttaaacaagtcttaTTTTACATCTGTACATATCTCCAATTTCCAAAaatccatctaaaaaaaaaaaacctttaatcaAACTCTaaatactaatgttttttttttttgaaaaagaagaaaaggtaTAAATGTGCTTGTACCAGAGAACTaggttttgcttgttttgacacattattaagcacagaaataactaattagattttattttgataaGGCAAGTAAACCTCTTTCTACGTGACCAACCTAAAAAAGTTTCTTAGTGTTTAGCTCTGTATAAGACTgaaattatgttatattatttataacaatcttaaaaatgtcctaaaaagtcttaaaattgacttgaaatctgcagaaactgtaaCTCCCATATGAAGTAACAGAAAATCAAGAAAATCATTGTTTATCCAAGTCAGATGAGGCTTTTCTATTTTTATAAACTTCTCCCTAGTAATCTGCTATTGGCTACAGCGACCCTGTAGAGCTGAAAAAATGCCAATGGCAAACTATGAGATTTTTAGCCTGAATTAGATTTAATAAGAAcagaaaataatacatattacCTGTTATTTTAGAATGATGATTGAAAAAAATAAGTAACATTCCTCTCTATGGAAATGTTATACTGCAAGATTATGGCAATACTCAACAGCAATATTACATACTTTACCAGTATCATGCCACCCCACCAAAGACCTTCAGTTATGTTTTAACACTGTCAAAGCTGACCTTTGCAGGCAGACAGATCTCAAGGAACAGGATTGTAGAATGCCGAATGACTACACTGTACTACAAGGCGTATTCTGCCTCACAAACGCATGGCGATTCCAACTGTTTGTGTCCCACTTCCGTTTATCTCCACCTCGACAGAGTAGCAGAGACTTGAATGTGACCCTGAAAGATTCGTTGCAGAGGGCGTAGCACATGGGGTTCACTGTACTGTTCACATAGCAGAGCCAGTATCCCAGCTGCCAGAGCTTTTCAGGAACACAGTATGAAATGGAGGCCAAAACCATGATGTTGTAGGGCGTCCATGTGAGGATGAACGCCAACAAGATGGCACTTAGCGTCCGGGCTGCTTTCTTTtctttaataatcaaaataattcgATGTTTAGCTCTGAGCTGTTGGCGAATGCTATGATCAGACTTTTTGGGTTTTAAATGGCACTGTTTAGTAAGACGCTCAGCAGGAGAGTTCTGCTCTTGCACACCCTTTGTATCGTCTGATCTGCAGTGTAGATCCTTCAACTTAATCGCAGAAGGATTAGATGAAGGTGCTTTTAACTTGTTGTTTGGCTCATGTTCTTCATCTGTGGATGAAGACAAGACACTGTCATCCACATCTTCAGTGTTCCAGCTACTGCTGCTGTAAGGCTCCTTGTAACTTTcgtgagctgctgttttgtttctcAAAATCCAAGTGAAGCAACCAACTGACTTGCCTTGTCCCTTTTTGGATATTCCCTCCCTTGAGATACTTAATGTGCTCTTACTGCTGGTTTGGTGCATTGATTGTTTGTCCAACCCTTCCAGAATTTCTGTAGCGTTTTTCACAGACCCAACAAAACCAGCAAGCCCTTTCGCCCGGTTCTCAATCTCCCAATATATTCGCCAGTATAAAATGATCATGATGCTGACGGGTAGGTAGAAAGCAGCGATCGCCGTGCCGTATGTTATAGGAGGTACCTTGAGAAATGGGATGGAACAGACATGAGCTTCAGCTCCGGATGGTCGTCCCATTACATGAGGCCAAAATAAGATTGCAGGCCCCCATAATATAAAAGATATCACCCATGCCAGAGCAATCAAGACAGCCGCCGTTTTTGGAGTTCGCTTCGTTCGATAAGTCAGCGGTCGTGTAACAGAAAAGTATCGGTCAAAGCTTATGACAAGCAGGTTCATTACCGATGCATTGCTTACTACATAGTCAAGTGTCAACCATAAATCACAAGCCAGAGGTCCTAACGTCCAGCGGCCCAAGATTACGTATGCAGTATATAAGTTCATTGACACCGTACCCAAGATCAAGTCTGCCACCGCCAGACTCAGAAGATAGTAGTTACTGATGGTCCGGAGCTGACTGTTGACCCGGATGGATATGACCACCAGAGAGTTTCCCAGGATGGTGATGAGGGAAAGAGGTCCTGTCACTAGCACGATCAGAACCACCTCCCATTCCTGATGTCCCCCTAGAGGGTCCATGGTGAGGTTTGTTGTCTGCGAAGTACAATTGGTGTTCATGTTCCCAGAGAACACACAGCATCAGATTCATGAAGGGCCAAATACATTCTTCAGGAGAAGCAGAAAGTGTCTTCTGCATTACTCTCTGTGGACACCGGGGGCGCCCTGGGAATCTGTTATCAGGTAAGAAAAACAAGAATAAtagtaaatttaattacattttttggtcacactttacaataaggtttcattggtTATtgtgtttactaaaataaaagatttaacatcattttaaaatcaaagtacaacatcgtataatacttttttttttatctgtttaatacaCTTACAGAAATTACAAAGTTTTTTTACAGAGAAATTTAAGCAAATACTATTCCCACCCCTAccctctaaaccaggggtgctcaaatATTTTCTTATGAAGCACCAAAAAGCCAAAATTATTAAGAATAGTGGGtcaaaggtaaatatagttgccatgaattttctaattcatttaataatatttaaaaaaaacaaaaaaaaaaaacatcattgctttatattaactaatacagtataattttacattttataatccaCTTACTACAGTAAAAACAACACCATTTCATTCTTTAACAGAATGAAGTTGCACTggtttttgctttgatttgctcGCCGATGTCTTCTGCATCAGTCCTCTACTTGTTGAGTGACGACATTtccattttaaaaagtcagattcatttacatgtaattgaaacttttaatctcaatttgcttttttttaaaataatatacaaaaaaggtatgtcaaattagaaatgatgatgcCCAACCCCTTTTTAtcattctcagatgggatggagggccaaatcaaaggttacaataggccaactttggcccacgggccctatTTTTAGCATCCCTGCTCTCTACAAAATGAAATCACATTTatccaaaaagagaaaatacaaaattaataataaaaaataataaaactgtacAGAATACACATGTACCTTGATAACCcaatataataaacattaatcCTCAACTATTTATACaatgtacttaattacatttGCTTTACAATTGAAAGATCCTAAGGTTTAGATTAGCAGTCTGTAGAGATACTTGCATGCTAAACATTTAGTTATAGTTAATTAAAATTTGAACGTGCTTGTTAACCAAAATgcttagttaacatgaacttgcaaggaaaaactttattttcatatgaagaaacattaacaaacatgaataaatataataatacatgtatagttcattgtttgttcatgttagtaaatgcattaagtaacatttcATGTGACATTTAAAGTGTTGCTGATTTTGATTGAGTTTTTTCttattaaaactttaataaattaaattatgttcTGAGGTTTGATAGCAGAGATGGCGTTGTAATTTATTTGGTTCTCATTCAAACCTTTTCTTAGACATGCGTAGATAATACCCTATTTTACCATTTACTGAGGAAAGTTTTATATTTTGCATTCCCTTCATTTTATtaatcattccttcattcattttccttcggcttagtctttatttcagaggtcgccacagcaaaatgaaccgccaactattccagcttatatTCActctggcccagctgggactcaaatcagcgaccttcttgctgtgagaccacattgctaatcactgagccaccgtgccacccttattttaatattaataattaaaatatggaataatttgaacattcacacactcatatacactacGGCTactttagttaattcaattcacctataccatatgtctttagactatgggggataccagagcacccagaggaagtccatgcgaacatggggagaacatgcaaacttcacacagaaatgccaactggactcaaacgaccttcttgctgtgaggccacattgCTAAtgactgagccaccatgccaccctaattttaataataacaaataaaacaggGAATTGTTTGAACAGTTATTGAGTTtaagcagatatatatatatatatatatatatatatatatatatatatatatatatatatatatatatatatatatatatatatatattattattgttattttttatttttattttacacaaatcttAGAAAAACTTATGTTTAAATTTCAGTGTTTGATAAAACAAATGTGTTGATATATGGCTTATGAGATGGGATGTCTTTTAATATCTGTTTCAGAACATTGCTTGAATTAAGTTAAATTAGTAGTGTGCACTtggaaaatagtaaaataaactgtcaccTTTATCTGAGTGAGAATGTAAGGATCTGAgtcaatttcagattttttataaaaaaaaataaaataaagatattttagttTGAAGGAAtacaaattgacaaaaaaaaataacatttgctaAGTATACTAACCCTTAATTGGTGGTCTTTTTTCTGAGGAATGAAAAtggtattttaaagaaagctgtaaATCTGAAAACATTAACTTTCAGATAGTAGGAAAAATCTAATCAAAAGGAACTCAGTGGTTGCCAGTTTCTTCAGAATAgcttcatcttttgtgttcaacagattaaagaaacccataaaggttcgacacaagttaagggtgagtaaataatgaccgaa
This window encodes:
- the chrm1b gene encoding muscarinic acetylcholine receptor M3, producing the protein MNTNCTSQTTNLTMDPLGGHQEWEVVLIVLVTGPLSLITILGNSLVVISIRVNSQLRTISNYYLLSLAVADLILGTVSMNLYTAYVILGRWTLGPLACDLWLTLDYVVSNASVMNLLVISFDRYFSVTRPLTYRTKRTPKTAAVLIALAWVISFILWGPAILFWPHVMGRPSGAEAHVCSIPFLKVPPITYGTAIAAFYLPVSIMIILYWRIYWEIENRAKGLAGFVGSVKNATEILEGLDKQSMHQTSSKSTLSISREGISKKGQGKSVGCFTWILRNKTAAHESYKEPYSSSSWNTEDVDDSVLSSSTDEEHEPNNKLKAPSSNPSAIKLKDLHCRSDDTKGVQEQNSPAERLTKQCHLKPKKSDHSIRQQLRAKHRIILIIKEKKAARTLSAILLAFILTWTPYNIMVLASISYCVPEKLWQLGYWLCYVNSTVNPMCYALCNESFRVTFKSLLLCRGGDKRKWDTNSWNRHAFVRQNTPCSTV